In Myripristis murdjan chromosome 23, fMyrMur1.1, whole genome shotgun sequence, the DNA window ACGTTGGCAGTTGATAGCAATGCCAGCAAAACAACCAGCTGAGGAGTTAACACTCGATTGTggtataaaacagatttttttcatacGTTTTGAGTCAGCACAACCACGAGacgtccttgatcatacagtcataactgtgcacaaaaaaagttaGGCTGATAGGCTCAGTAGTATGCTAAATTAGCTGcagacacatacatgcacagacagactCATACAACCAAACGCAATTTCCCCTCCAGGCATGACAGAGGTAATTAGAGCTATATGAATTGTACTGTTGTAACAGTACAATGGTATGATTATGTGCTCTCTTTTTTGATTTACAGTACCATAAGCATGACTGCAACTTCAAgtatttcagtgttaaaacatgCAGGCTAAAGCGTCATTTGAATAAGAACACTGAGTGAAAGAGTGAATGATCAAGTTCTGTTGATATTACAGatacaaaaaacactattattGGAATAATTTTGACATTCATGTAGTTCCTACGTATTAATTCTTGTTGGGCTACCATTCAGCCTTTGCGGTCTGTGAAGTGCGTGCACCTTAATTTCCAAGATGAGGCAGGTAGTGTAGGCCGCAGCCCAGCTGGTTTTGATTAAGCCACTTCCCCTGGACAAAGGCAAAGGAAGTGGTTTCATTTTATTGGACTCAGCAGTCACACCCAGCGCTGTCCGTGCCTGTATGTCTAACCTCTGCATCGCTCCCGCTCTGCGCGTGTCAGACTCAAAGCACATGATACGGATTAGCTGTTTTTACCCGACTGCTGGATGCTTTCGACTCCTTCACGCTCTGACTTCTTCCTTCATTTCCCTTTTCATCCCATAGTTTCCTATAGCCCGGCCCTGTTCTTTCTTATCTCCACCcgccctcttcttcctcttcataaCATATGTGCAGCTCACTCATTGCCAGTATATCCATACAGTTGTTATTGCATTGTAAAGCCTGGGCAATGTATCCATATCAGCGCTCgccatctctctccatctaatTTGCACAGTAGGCATTCAGAAGTTATAGATCCTAGTGGAAATTTTCATCTAGCCTATAAGGTTACCGGCTGTGAAAACGCTCCCAGGCAAATACGAAAGGCTGTCCTAAATTCTTGTGCAAATGTGAAGGGTGAAATTAAATTGTGTAGACTAGTGTGTAGGCTACAAGTGCTGTTTATTGCTATTTGtttgcccccacccccctcgTGACTTGGTGGTTGTGCgcagctccccctgctgctGAGATGGTAAACATGCACCTGTTGAGCCGAGTCTTGGAAATATGCAAGGCATGTGAAAACTCTGGTGTGCCAACAATAATCGCGTAGCTGCTCTGTACCAGGTGTTCAGATGCCTGTGGAGGTGGGGggctacaggtgtgtgtgtgtgtgtgtgtgtgcacgtgcaaacacgttttccctccctttttttcctttcatgctCTGGATTTTTTAGAagagtagtagtagcagcagccgTCGTGGTACAGCTAGAATACAGTACATTAGTAGATTAAATTACTTGTACATTACAGTCGGTTACATAATTACATCAAGTCAACAAACTTAACTTAAAATAAGGTTGGAGGCAGGCTGTTTGTTCTTCCCCTATTTCTCCcctaaaagatgttttttttcccagtctgtgtttattctttattacattattcctgcattgttttcatcccttcaaggaaaaaaaaacattcactgtCAGTGGTAATTGATTCATACTTACACAATAGGCAAAATAGCTTCCACAGagttgaaaatttaaaaaaaaacaactgtccAAGCTAAACAGTACATCACAGTAAAGACAAAACTACACTTTGTCTTCTCTGAGTTTGTTTTAGCATTTTTGTCGTGCCCTGGTAAAGTCTCATATCAGTGTGCACATCCCAAGAAGTATTTATCATTGGACCAGAGAAATAACTCCAGGGGTTGATTGGATAAACGAAGCCAGAGGGTGCGCATGTCACAGAGTAAACATAGAGCACAGGCGAAACCTATAACCAGCCGCTGACATTCATTGCAATTACATTACGCTACTGTATACTTACCTGTCAGTCACCTGACGCCGACAGGAAGAAATGGAAGTCTGCCAGAACATAATCTCATGTCACAAAAGCATGTCGTTTTACAGATGTAATTATCAcatctgtgtctctgtatgtgACAGTGTCTTTTGTTAGCGAGGACAGCAGTTCATCTCAGAAAACACTTCACACtgtaaagtttttattttaaaaatcccaAATCAAATAAAGTTACATATGACATGCACTGGAAAAAattgagtgaatgaatgaatgaagggaAATGTGACCCTTGGTGTAAGCTTTAATATGATACCAGTATTttactttctttattttactgtgtgtgcagatgtatCAGCTGGTGGATAAtgttgatgaggatgatgatgaagaggtgCCTGTCGTGAGTGTAAGGCGCAGATCCAGAAGGCTGTCCAGTAACGTGGTGCAgaccctctcctcctgccttgACTCTGTAATATGACccattgattttaaaaaagaaaaaacaaacaaacgcacTGGTGTACGGTCCGCCACTTTATTGCACGTTGACAAAGGAATTTTAATCAAACCATTACATCACAGAGCACGGCAGCTGACTCTCGTGTTTGGGTATTTTCCTCCACTTTTACATCTTGTTCGCACGTGGTCACAGAGGGTGTATATGCACATGtgcagctctccctctctctctgtctttcaacaTTGGATGCTGTGTTTCTTCTGCTCAATCAACGGTGGTTGCTCCCCCTGTTGGAAAATTGTCCTCTCTACAAGATGATAAaatagctattattattatcatgtcaACAAAGTTTACGGTCCCTTCAAAACAGAGCAATATGGGGGCAATGTTAAACTGTCCTTGTACCCTAATATAAGCACACAAATATAACATGCTTTAGAATTGCATGCAGTTATTCAGGAGGGACTGGATTTGGAGATTAACTCATCACGTCCCTGCACAACTGTGTGTAAACGTGTGTATCTTGTGTGAATATGTCACATGAGCGTACACCCAGACACAGAGTACTTGCAAAAGTGGGTGCTGAATCCCCTAACCAGTATGGAAATTATTAAGGAATAGCAAATAACACCGAAATTAAGCTTTTTCAGTTGTTTATTCAGCAACAAGAGAAAGGTAATTCTCCTTGGTGCAGCTGTGGCAGTGATGTACCTagcctgtttttgtttcttccattcattttacagtgaaaaaaagttttaatgaaatatttaacaATACAGCACACTCATTTTTGCACCACCTGGACCGAAGCATAGTTGAATAGATGCACAGTGAATAGTGCTGTATTGCAAGAGCAGTTTacaggagctttttttttaaatatattgatgctttcagctgtttttcatcTGTCCTTGAGGTACGCTCTCTGGTTATTTCCATAGAGGGGGGGGCCGCACCATGCTTGACTCTTAAAGCATGAGTATGCACCATAAATTTGTGTTCCAGATGACATCCTTTGAATTGGTAGTTACGCTCTCATACAGCTGATACATCAACTTTGTTATTGACTCACCAGGATATGCCAACTCCTGTAATTCCTCACAGCCAGTCAAAGGTCAGTTAGCATCAAATGAACTTCATCTTCATCGATCTCCCTTGATGCATCACTGCTGACTTCCATTTTCTAACCATCAACACTTAATTTTCCATCGTTTTACTCTCCCTCTTCACATccagttcacttttttttcatgtcctttACACTTTTCCCATCTCCCACTTTGTTTCTCCTTTTTAAGTCCTGTCTTTGCATTGTGTGtaccttttttctgtttcttttttatcctCTTTCTTTAGCTCTCTAATTGTCTTTTTATCTGTTCTCCTTTCTTCACCTTGTCTCTTTCCTCATCTCTGTCGATCCCCCTCCCATCAGATTGTACCTAAGGATCTCAGGCCTGTGTGGACAGAGCAGATCCAGGTGGAGTCTAACAGGAAAGTTCACCACAGGCTGGTTAGTCCAGCTCAGGCCAACTCTCCTCCCACGTCCTCTCGACCTTCTCAGGTAGCTCTAGGCCATGGCACGGCCGATAGGAGACACTTTGGCTGTTTGCTCTTTCACTAGGTTTGAAAAGGTGTAGTCACTGGTGTGTTTGCTAACATCAGTGGACACGGTGAGGGGATGGGGGTTTTCCCTCGAGGGCAAGGCTGTCTCACGTCATCTCTTCTCAAAATGCACCCTTGGAAATGAGTCGTTCGGCTTGAGTTGGGGAATGTCATGTCGGTTCGGTTTATTATTCAAAGTGGTGAAGTGTGATGGTCACAAACATGCATAGGCTTACCGTCACTCATTTTTTGTCACCACTCACCTGGAGGCTTTGAGGCTATTTCACTGTTCCCGGATTGCACTTTGCACCGTTTAGTGAAAATTCTCTGCTTCTTTGACTCATCGACGTGGCTTCCCAGGGTCCCACAGGGGAGGCTCTGTCCTCTAACATGAGCGAGAGGTGTGTCGCCCTCAAACCAAGGCAGCCTCCGCCAGTGAAGACACCCATCAGCAGCCACCCCAGGGGCCACAGAGCTCCTGAGAGCCCCCGCCTGAAGGTCCTCTCTATTAAGTTCTGGGTGTAATATGGATATTTTACAAGAGACAGGGAACCATTTCAAGTAGTTGTAGGCAATTCTGACTCGTAGATACAAAGACACACTTGATctaactggggggaaaaaatggcctatttttttttttggtgtatttcaAACCTGTAGCTCCATGAGGAAGAACCGGACGTTCCTCCTCCCAAACTGATTAAAGCCTCCTCTTGTCAGGCAGAAGCTTTACTCAACACCGCTCTGCTAGAGGTTAGCCTCACCTCTGCTCTCACTGAACCTATTCTCACCTCTTATAGGATCCTCGGCAAAAGATGaagttacatttaaaaagttgaaTTGACAGGCTTGATATTAATAAGCACCTCAGCAGGGTAAAGCACActgtaatgacaataataataataatcttttgtGCTATTGTTAGTCTATACATaatgtacaataaaacaaatacctGAAATCCTTCAAATTCAACTTGTATATACATTTGGTTGGCATAATGTGTGAAGTGAATGaatatttggattatttttgggggggcCTTGCTGTCTCCTGCCATCAGTCCATCTATAGACAAATTCTGTCATTGTTTGCAtaaccaaaaagaaaatgatctgaattTTTAAGAGTGAACTCGGCCACATCCCCACCTATTTTAGGGCATTCTTGGCATGGTGTAAGTTGGGGGATTTCTGGGCTATGACATAGGTTACATGGAACAACAGACCCGATTAATTGATTAATATTACAATATAAATTAATGGCACtgaatgttttgtcttttttttttttgcgctcactTAATTTGCTACCCAGATAATGACCTTGTCACAGCTGGTGgggtgtttggtgtgttttctttcatctgTTAACGTTTTTGTATTCATCACCGTCATCACAATCCAAATgctcaaatcattttttttttattttttatcttgctttgttttatttctcttggCATCTCAGGAACCAGAGCAAACTGTTAAATCAACAGGACAGAGGCCAGTGGCTGTGgtgtgtaaaattttaatttgagtGAATCCTCACTGTTGAACCGAATCCAATCCAGTGCAGTGCTGCGAGATAAGAATCTGGGCCGGTGATTTTCGGatgttttacttctttttttttttttttttccccctcatgtgCGCAAGTTAAAGGGCGTGTCCGACGAGCCAAGGCTGGCCAACAAGCCCTCCAGGCCGTCATCCCCTTTGGTTTATCTGTCCAGAATCGACCCGGTCACCTTTAGCCCAATGTGCGACATCTCGCCCGTCAAGGATCGGGAATCTCAGGCATCTGTCTCTGACCGGCCTGAATCTAGGGCCAGTGGTGGATCTGTAGTAGTGGTATCACTGAAGTTCTcatgtttgatatttgatatatttttttgggGTCCTCCACATGTGCACGCTTGGATCGCCACTCGTCTCTGAATGGtgctttgttttcagtttgggTGGTGTGATTGAATCTAACAGAGTTGAACCTCACACGGTGTAGTTCAGAACAAATGGTGGTTGATAATGAATTGGGCATCTGTGTTTTGAGTTtgtcacggtgtgtgtgtgtgtgcagctgcccGTGGTTCCTGTGGGCACAGTTGTGTGACAGCTGAATCGTGGGGTTTTCTAACCTTTTCAGTTGCGCAGACAATCACACACAATGTCTCTTAGCAGGAGAATCGTGTGCCTCAAGACGCCCAGCTGCTTAAAGGGAGGCAGCAAAAAATCACACCCTTCCTCTCCACTTTCAGCCCGGTCAGGACTGGTAGTAGTGTGGCCTTGGTTTCCAAAGACCCGTGGCTCAAAGAGGTAGCTTCACCTGTGCAAATTATCTCTGTTGCACACCAGAGTTTGAAGGGTGGTGATGGATGTattggttttgtgtgtgcatatgtgtgtgtgtcacattctCACAATGTGGTTTTGCAGCAAACATGGTGGTTGTCTCGGGGTTTTGTTTGAAGTGGTCACATGGGCAGAGCACTGTGGTGTCCAATATCAGGCAGCGAGCCCTCTGGTGGTTGGTAGATGCACCTGCAGGTGACTGGAGTTAGAAAGACAATACTGGAGGTAAATGGTTGGATTCATCCTTTTGCATTTGAATCCACTAAAAACTCAGTAAGGAATGCAGTAAGGAGTGTAATGCCTTTTTCCTCGTATGTCAGTGTTGGAACCATGCTTAATGTGTgacttaatgtgtgtgtgtgtgtgtgtgtgtgtgtgtgtgtgtgtgtgtgtaggtggagaaGATAGCCGCCAGTGAACAGACCCCGAGAGTGGATGAGAGAGATGTTCTTAAGGAGATGTTCCCCAATGAAATAAACACTCCAACAGGAATCAGGTgagtaacaaacacacacacacacactcatcagcaTTTATATACGAGCACACCCTTGTTTCTTATCATGACAATCCTACAAGCAAATCATTGAGTCAGAGAGAGATGCCCAACACTCAAATACTAATTTTGAATTCAGAGGAGCACGCTGATGAACACCTTGGGGTGAAACACTGAATCATTATTCgtactctcctcctctctttctgttcctGCATGCTCCTCTCATCCTATAATCAAATGGTAATAAGACCTTGGACctcattgtgtttttctctccattttatctcttgaaatgttcagcagcAAAATGCTTTTACTTCAATGGGAATTTACACATGGCAGCAATCGACTGTCACCGCCAGTCCCTTCAGTGACACATAAGCGTGTACCCAGTTAGTGATATACAGTATAGTACTGTAGCTCTGCCCTGTGGTGCTGTAGGTTCCTTTGAGTGCCACATATTAAGcaggaacttaaaaaaaaatttaaaa includes these proteins:
- the tmpoa gene encoding thymopoietin a isoform X10 gives rise to the protein MCALSSNMSERCVALKPRQPPPVKTPISSHPRGHRAPESPRLKLHEEEPDVPPPKLIKASSCQAEALLNTALLEEPEQTVKSTGQRPVAVLKGVSDEPRLANKPSRPSSPLVYLSRIDPVTFSPMCDISPVKDRESQASVSDRPESRASGGSVVVQENRVPQDAQLLKGRQQKITPFLSTFSPVRTGSSVALVSKDPWLKEVEKIAASEQTPRVDERDVLKEMFPNEINTPTGISATCRRPIRGAAGRPLKSIDLWNDENFLRSPKSIKTTTTTSSSSYTESRHRIPNLAPSTPSSSSSSSSSSSSSSSSSSSSARLVSAAPPAGQTKAARRSLSLWIKLFLLIIVAAFLFFVYQAMETNAINPFGGSDTEQASSDGATAAAGK